A genomic segment from Triticum dicoccoides isolate Atlit2015 ecotype Zavitan chromosome 1A, WEW_v2.0, whole genome shotgun sequence encodes:
- the LOC119270570 gene encoding microtubule-associated protein RP/EB family member 1C-like, with translation MSVSNIGMMDGAYFVGRNEILAWINTTLQLGLAKVEEAASGAVACQLMDAAHPGAVPMHKVNFDAKNEYDMIQNYKVLQDVFNKLKITKHIEVNKLIKGRPLDNLEFMQWMKRYCDSVNGGFMTSYNASERRESSKGGKDTNRRTSGTSQAPAKSASATHKAQPPSHAAKRANGHASNAPQRCAKPPPAYDAQMTELKLLVDSAEKERDFYFSKLRDVEILCQSPEVEHLPIVKAIQKILYASEDDPSTVAEAQAEMVAQQNQMQQQPMLSPILEASEAPSITPKDSSEESLRQEAAAAHKRKSISDLEEFEMGSSSRMRLSDVSDVQLCGSPLMSFT, from the exons ATGTCGGTCAGCAACATAGGGATGATGGACGGCGCCTACTTCGTGGGGCGGAACGAGATCCTCGCCTGGATCAACACTACCCTGCAGCTCGGCCTCGCCAAGGTCGAGGAG GCGGCGTCGGGCGCGGTGGCGTGCCAGCTCATGGACGCGGCGCACCCCGGGGCGGTGCCCATGCACAAGGTCAACTTCGACGCCAAGAACGAGTACGACATGATCCAGAACTACAAGGTCCTGCAGGATGTGTTCAACAAGCTGAAGATCACCAAG CACATTGAGGTTAATAAGCTCATCAAAGGAAGGCCCCTAGACAACCTGGAGTTCATGCAGTGGATGAAAAGATACTGTGATTCTGTTAATGGTGGATTCATGACCAG CTACAATGCTTCCGAGAGAAGAGAAAGCAGCAAGGGTGGGAAAGACACCAACAGAAGGACATCAGGGACTTCCCAGGCGCCTGCCAAGTCTGCATCCGCCACCCACAAAGCTCAGCCTCCGTCGCACGCAGCTAAGCGGGCCAACGGGCATGCTTCAAATGCTCCACAGCGGTGCGCAAAGCCGCCTCCAGCTTATGATGCACAG ATGACCGAGCTGAAACTCCTTGTTGATAGCGCCGAGAAAGAGAGAGATTTCTATTTCTCTAAGCTGCGGGACGTTGAGATCTTGTGCCAGAGCCCCGAGGTTGAGCATTTACCG ATTGTGAAGGCTATCCAGAAGATACTCTATGCTTCGGAGGACGACCCCTCGACGGTGGCGGAAGCCCAGGCAGAGATGGTGGCGCAGCAGAACCAGATGCAGCAGCAGCCAATGCTGAGCCCCATCCTGGAGGCGTCCGAGGCCCCAAGCATCACCCCCAAGGATTCTTCCGAGGAGAGCTTGAGGCAGGAAGCAGCGGCAGCACACAAGAGGAAGAGCATCTCGGACCTGGAGGAGTTCGAGATGGGGTCGAGCTCCAGGATGAGGCTCTCAGACGTCTCGGACGTGCAGCTGTGCGGCTCACCGTTGATGAGCTTCACCTGA